The nucleotide sequence CACAATGTGAAGCACGTAAACGAGTGGAGTGTATAAGGCACCAGGTTGTTCTGACGTCAGAGAGGATGCGCCCTTGCGGCTCAGCATGCATGTAGCCGGCGCGCTGATGCGTCTTTTTACGAGTCTCGTGCTGCCATCCTGCATCACCGGTTGAGCATCTGGTTTTTGTGCCCCATCCCACCCTCCCCCGAAAAAGAAAACTCGCCCACAGAAAACGTGGGCATTTTAGGATTTAAATACAGCTGATTCACAAAATCATAATTAGTATATCTAAGTTAGCACATTTTTTATCTAACCATTGTTCCAAATTTGAATGGACATGGTGCAAAAGGGTTGATATTCAATAGTAAAGATGCTTCTATCCCGTTTAGGCCAATATCGACTCTGCTCTCATAAAAGACTCCATAATGTAGGCCTATGACATGATAAAAACGCGTTTCATAACTACATTTTCGATCAAATTAAACACTATAACTTTCCCAAATGCCTTTTTAAAAGAGATTTAGGCCTACGCATATTGGCAGAAGTGTCTATTTTTTTCAGTCTGTGCGTTGCATTCTGCAGTACACGTAAATAGATAGCGCTTTACTTTTTATTTCCTGCGTACCTTATATTAATAAACTACAACTGATTTCAGATATTGGTTTGGTAAAGTAAtttatcatatatatataaatatatatatatatatttgtgctGATGTCAAATGTTGGTATACATGGAGATCTTCGTAATTTCCAATTTACGTTTTTTTTTTCGTTTTGCATTTTGGAAACCTTTCCGAAATAGCTTGGACGTGTGCAAAATCGGGTTGTTTGTTAGAGCAATAAACACTCTGTTCATTGTCATTTAAATCAAGTAGGAAACAGTTCATATTTTACAGTTCAAACAAGTTATTGATAGCAGCGGCTTACTGTTAAAATGGTTGGTAAAGTGGGTGACATCCAGCAATGAACGACGAGACAGTAGGCTACTGCCAGTCTGACTGTGAAGGTTGTGTGTGGGGTGCTTCCCTTGGAATTCTCTCTTTATATTTTACAGTAAAAGTCTGATTATAAAGTCTGttgtttgttgttatttatttctGCTCAAGCCGGTAATCCGTCAATCATCGTCCCCGTCGTCACCATGTTGGCCCTCCGGTAGGAGTTCGGAGGCCCGTTTCTCTCTACTCCGCTCCTGGATCTTTCTCATCTCCTCCGCATATTTACAGAACGTGTTGCCGAATTTGGACCACACTTTGCACGGAACAGTGATGGAGTTCCGGTAGGTAGGCTTCACCTCGCTGACCCGCATGAACACTCCGTACTTGTTAGAACCCACGTCGAAGAAAAAGCGTTTGTTGTCAACAGTCAAGGAAGTGCCCTCGGGTAGTTCTGCTGGTTCCTCGTCCACGCCGTAATCATCGATGAGTTTGGCCAAAGCGTCACGGAACTCGATAAGTCCCTGCGCTGGAAGCGCGATGGTCTGGCCTTGTGCACTTCCCAATCCGGGCCCCCGATTAACGGTCTGACGGATCCTTAGGAACCGCCCCCTCTGGTTCTCTTTCAGATCCATGTAATATTTGCGATTCTCTCGCACTAGAAATTCGCTCTTGAGGGCACGCCGGGGCTCATCCTGCACTATATCCGGGTTGCTCGGGCCCAGTTGGGCGTAATGTTCGATGAAGTCCCCGAGATAGTCACGGAACTCCACTGCTACTGACATAGAGAGAGTGAGGCGGCTCTTATTTCCCCCAGCTCCGACCTCGGCTATCTTTAGGAAGCGGCCTTTTGCATTCTGCTTCACATCTAGGTA is from Oncorhynchus masou masou isolate Uvic2021 chromosome 32, UVic_Omas_1.1, whole genome shotgun sequence and encodes:
- the LOC135526592 gene encoding transcriptional activator protein Pur-alpha-like, with product MADRDSGSDHGGLATGPGSLPPGAMGAAARLQHDTEELASKRVDIQNKRFYLDVKQNAKGRFLKIAEVGAGGNKSRLTLSMSVAVEFRDYLGDFIEHYAQLGPSNPDIVQDEPRRALKSEFLVRENRKYYMDLKENQRGRFLRIRQTVNRGPGLGSAQGQTIALPAQGLIEFRDALAKLIDDYGVDEEPAELPEGTSLTVDNKRFFFDVGSNKYGVFMRVSEVKPTYRNSITVPCKVWSKFGNTFCKYAEEMRKIQERSREKRASELLPEGQHGDDGDDD